A part of Capsicum annuum cultivar UCD-10X-F1 chromosome 6, UCD10Xv1.1, whole genome shotgun sequence genomic DNA contains:
- the LOC107873968 gene encoding uncharacterized protein LOC107873968, whose amino-acid sequence MRPSREKANLLPPGLVSNLQDVLSNRKGKDPDSSNNEDGSNELISVSNDDDTRPVVMVTNADEVEFPGLTYLVHALVTQELYNIHVCAPQPWVFFHASLSISLLLIRVSLNRLHVFILDEETNLGFLEYGCIT is encoded by the coding sequence ATGAGGCCTTCAAGGGAGAAAGCCAACTTGTTGCCACCAGGTTTGGTTTCCAATCTTCAGGATGTCCTTTCCAACAGAAAGGGTAAGGATCCTGACTCTAGCAACAATGAAGATGGTTCCAACGAACTCATATCGGTTTCAAATGATGATGATACAAGGCCTGTGGTTATGGTTACAAATGCTGATGAAGTCGAATTCCCTGGTCTCACCTATCTTGTTCATGCACTCGTTACTCAAGAACTCTACAATATTCACGTCTGCGCTCCTCAACCATGGGTTTTCTTTCATGCTTCTCTCTCGATCTCGCTGTTACTTATACGTGTTTCCTTAAACAGATTACATGTTTTTATTCTTGATGAAGAGACGAATTTGGGATTTCTCGAATATGGATGCATCACATAG
- the LOC107873969 gene encoding heterogeneous nuclear ribonucleoprotein 1-like produces MDSDETKRPRTETNKGKEKVGDSSLRKLLVEDIAVETTEESLREHFNQFGKVIDSVIITNENSGRPWRYGVVTYADSKGLCLKCIFCFVYKVHVKKEAPKEDMHVKGAPKTEKKFIGGLPPFDDDSKKDFSSLGFVISDDEEAVEKVSADGCMHELHGKQVEIKRAEPKSAGAELASENQLHHGGSISKSHRGDSGSVEGFGGAYGGNMGAGHGGYGGYEGYGNYGGYRKVAGSYGDITLYMVDTVMEAAAMVHLMPAVTDMGAPLGSTVGNPAGYDNANRYGNRGSSDGNSAGYDNANRYGNRGSSDGNSAGYVNANRYGNRGGNPASYDNANRYGNRGRRGGANANWNNDGSFHPY; encoded by the exons ATGGATTCTGATGAAACAAAGCGGCCAAGGACAGAAACTAACAAAGGGAAAGAGAAAGTTGGAGATTCTTCACTACG AAAACTTTTAGTTGAAGACATTGCTGTGGAGACAACGGAAG AATCTCTTAGGGAGCACTTCAACCAGTTTGGAAAGGTGATTGATTCTGTAATAATTACGAATGAAAACTCTGGAAGGCCATGGAGATATGGTGTTGTTACATACGCTGACTCGAAAG GTTTATGCTTAAAGTGTATATTCTGTTTTGTGTATAAGGTGCACGTGAAGAAAGAAGCACCTAAGGAGGACATGCATGTCAAAGGAGCACCAAAAACAGAGAAAAAATTTATTGGTGGTCTTCCACCATTTGACG ATGATTCGAAGAAAGATTTTTCTTCTTTGGGCTTTGTGATTTCTGACGATGAAGAAGCAGTTGAAAAGGTTTCAGCGGACGGATGTATGCACGAACTTCATGGCAAACAA GTTGAAATTAAGAGGGCCGAGCCAAAGAGTGCTGGTGCTGAACTTGCAAGTGAAAACCAGCTACATCATGGTGGGAGTATTTCAAAATCGCATCGTGGTGATTCTGGTTCTGTAGAAGGTTTTGGTGGCGCATATGGTGGAAACATGGGTGCAGGTCATGGTGGATATGGAGGATATGAAGGATATGGCAATTATGGTGGGTATCGCAAGGTTGCAGGAAGTTATGGTGATATCACCCTATATATGGTGGATACGGTTATGGAGGCAGCAGCTATGGTGCACCTTATGCCAGCAGTAACAGATATGGGAGCACCATTG GGCAGCACGGTTGGCAATCCTGCTGGTTATGATAATGCAAACAGGTATGGCAATCGTGGCAGCAGTGATGGCAATTCTGCTGGTTATGATAATGCAAACAGGTATGGCAATCGTGGCAGCAGTGATGGCAATTCTGCTGGTTATGTTAATGCAAACAGGTATGGCAATCGTGGTGGCAATCCTGCTAGTTATGATAATGCAAACAGGTATGGCAATCGTGGCAGAAGAGGAGGTGCCAATGCAAACTGGAATAATGATGGGAGTTTTCATCCATATTAG